In Clostridium sp., one DNA window encodes the following:
- a CDS encoding putative polysaccharide biosynthesis protein encodes MKEQSTTRGFAVLSAAGMITKVLSLLYIPFLLKIIGDVGYGIYGASYQIYTFMFVMTNSGIPVAISKLISELTAVGNYKDAVKSFKIARLMLVVMGSLMCVLLIVFAMPLATLTKYKNAYLSLISLAPAILFTSLSSAYRGYFQGNGNMTPTAVSQVIEQFLNIAFSLAFAAFLMKYGVEAGCAGSTIGTSLGALMSASFLMFCYNRYRKRQNMAEGIKRISQKQIVRKIINYGIPITLCVGMTYAGNIVDLYNTKSRLMFGGFTDDSATILYGLLTKYQQLLNVPIAIISSLSAAILPAISAAAVVKDENGVRNRINYSFRLCFLIAIPCAVGLAVLSDPIFYLLKFGIGSYIMACGSIVLVLMAVMQIQTTILQGIGRLYAATIYSVIGIACKIAVNYYLIAIPGINILGAIVGTVIGYLIPIILNHRMIKKSLGIRINMAAHAVRPVISSGAMGAIVFVTYYVLNRITGLISIAYVSNAVSTILSIIVGILAYTFMMVIIGGITAKDLANMPESMKKFIPQFILARIK; translated from the coding sequence ATGAAAGAACAGTCAACAACAAGAGGATTTGCTGTATTGTCTGCAGCAGGAATGATTACCAAGGTACTATCACTTTTGTATATTCCATTTTTATTAAAGATAATTGGAGATGTGGGATATGGAATATACGGGGCGTCATACCAGATATATACTTTTATGTTTGTAATGACCAACTCGGGAATACCTGTAGCCATATCGAAATTAATATCCGAATTGACGGCAGTTGGGAATTACAAAGATGCAGTAAAAAGTTTCAAAATAGCGAGGTTGATGCTTGTTGTGATGGGTTCATTGATGTGTGTTCTGCTTATTGTTTTTGCAATGCCGCTGGCAACTTTGACAAAATACAAGAATGCGTATCTATCACTTATTTCCCTGGCTCCTGCCATATTGTTCACATCCCTATCCTCTGCCTACAGAGGATATTTCCAGGGAAATGGAAATATGACACCTACTGCAGTATCACAGGTTATAGAACAATTTTTAAATATAGCATTTTCACTGGCCTTTGCAGCCTTTCTGATGAAATATGGAGTCGAGGCAGGATGTGCGGGAAGTACTATAGGTACTTCTCTTGGAGCACTGATGTCAGCTTCATTTCTTATGTTCTGTTATAACAGATATAGAAAGAGACAGAATATGGCGGAGGGGATAAAGAGAATAAGCCAGAAGCAGATTGTGAGAAAGATCATAAACTATGGAATTCCCATAACTCTCTGTGTAGGCATGACTTATGCAGGAAATATAGTTGATTTGTACAATACAAAGTCCAGACTCATGTTTGGAGGTTTTACAGATGACAGTGCAACTATATTGTATGGTCTTTTAACCAAATATCAGCAGCTTTTGAATGTTCCCATAGCCATTATATCTTCACTGTCTGCTGCAATACTTCCAGCCATATCGGCAGCTGCAGTTGTAAAAGATGAAAATGGAGTTAGAAATCGTATAAACTATTCCTTCAGGCTGTGTTTTCTCATAGCAATCCCATGTGCTGTAGGTCTGGCGGTGTTGAGTGATCCCATATTTTATCTGCTGAAGTTTGGAATAGGTTCTTATATAATGGCATGTGGTTCCATAGTACTTGTATTGATGGCAGTTATGCAGATACAGACTACAATACTCCAGGGAATAGGCAGGCTCTATGCGGCTACTATTTATTCAGTAATAGGTATAGCCTGTAAAATAGCAGTTAATTACTATTTGATTGCAATTCCAGGTATAAATATACTTGGGGCCATAGTTGGAACCGTCATAGGATATTTGATACCGATAATTTTAAACCATAGAATGATAAAGAAATCCCTTGGTATAAGGATAAATATGGCAGCACATGCTGTCAGGCCTGTAATCTCGTCGGGTGCCATGGGAGCCATAGTTTTTGTTACATATTATGTATTGAATAGAATCACGGGACTTATAAGCATAGCCTATGTTTCAAATGCTGTTTCCACGATTTTATCGATTATTGTTGGAATACTGGCATATACTTTTATGATGGTGATAATAGGGGGAATAACTGCCAAAGACCTTGCAAACATGCCTGAGAGCATGAAAAAATTCATCCCTCAATTTATACTTGCAAGAATAAAATAA
- a CDS encoding flavodoxin family protein, producing the protein MKVIAVNGSPRKNKNTATLLNKALEGAASKGAETELIHLYELNYKGCVSCFACKIKNGINHGRCGFNDDLTSVLQKAEKADAIILGSPIYLQGITGVMKSFLERLIFPYLKYDKNHSSIFGRKISTGFIYTMNVTNEQMKKFRYRENLRFMEEDMERIFGICESLTVNDTYQFDDYSKYNATLFDENKKAKVRKEQFPRDCKAAFDMGVRFVEQASI; encoded by the coding sequence ATGAAAGTAATCGCTGTTAACGGAAGCCCAAGGAAAAATAAGAACACTGCTACTCTTCTTAATAAAGCACTTGAGGGAGCAGCTTCAAAAGGTGCCGAAACAGAACTTATACATCTTTATGAATTGAATTACAAAGGCTGTGTAAGTTGTTTCGCCTGTAAAATAAAAAATGGAATAAATCATGGTAGATGCGGGTTTAATGACGATTTGACATCTGTTCTTCAAAAAGCTGAAAAAGCCGATGCAATTATTCTTGGTTCACCAATTTATCTTCAAGGAATTACGGGAGTTATGAAATCATTTTTAGAAAGACTTATATTCCCATATTTAAAATACGATAAAAATCATTCCAGTATTTTTGGAAGAAAAATATCAACAGGATTTATTTATACTATGAACGTAACCAACGAACAAATGAAAAAATTTAGATATAGGGAAAATCTTAGATTTATGGAAGAGGATATGGAAAGAATTTTTGGTATATGTGAATCATTAACTGTTAATGACACATATCAATTTGATGATTATTCGAAATATAATGCCACATTGTTTGACGAAAATAAAAAAGCCAAAGTGAGGAAGGAACAATTTCCCAGAGATTGTAAAGCTGCCTTTGATATGGGAGTAAGATTTGTAGAACAAGCTAGTATATAG
- the spoVB gene encoding stage V sporulation protein B, with amino-acid sequence MKRDRFLKSSLILICSNLITSIFAFVFSIILSKYLGAEGMGLYDLIMPVYDLFICLICGGMVTAISKVAAIYFGKDDFSNLESSISVSLLFDSIWSLIVICFVFINAKYIGMNIIDDVRSIHAIQVICPAMFFIALSCIFKGYFYGTSDVKIPALVDVFEKFLRIVIITTIIVSFSLKDVKSTVTAAYLTLAFGELISLVCLYCIYKIKRSKYIIPSDYIPDKFQLLFNILVVSFPLCINGFLSTALSALSALIIPRRLVSSGIDYNMALAMIGKFKAMSASIVFFPTNILNSISIVLIPDLSEKLSSKDYFSVENRISQVLKVSTVLGILTMILCLCIPDYLGQIFYKRNDLGNYIKFMAVCAPVSFIATATFGILNGIGKQNILLRNSLIVSVEELILIYIFTGIHSINIYGCGISLIITSITSLILNMREIIKNNFYNPF; translated from the coding sequence ATGAAAAGAGATAGATTTTTAAAGAGTTCACTTATTTTGATATGTTCAAATTTAATTACAAGCATATTTGCATTTGTATTTTCAATAATACTTTCAAAATATCTGGGTGCGGAGGGTATGGGACTGTATGATCTAATAATGCCTGTATATGATCTTTTTATCTGCCTTATATGCGGCGGCATGGTAACTGCAATATCAAAAGTCGCAGCAATATATTTCGGAAAAGATGACTTTTCAAATTTGGAGAGTTCAATTTCTGTCTCTCTGCTGTTTGATTCAATATGGTCACTTATTGTAATATGTTTTGTATTTATAAACGCCAAATACATAGGAATGAACATCATAGACGATGTAAGATCTATTCATGCTATTCAGGTTATATGTCCTGCAATGTTCTTTATAGCATTATCCTGCATATTCAAGGGATATTTCTACGGTACCTCCGATGTAAAAATTCCCGCACTTGTAGATGTATTTGAAAAATTTCTCAGAATAGTTATAATAACAACTATAATTGTATCCTTTTCATTAAAAGATGTAAAAAGCACGGTAACTGCAGCATATTTGACTCTTGCCTTCGGAGAATTAATAAGCCTTGTCTGCCTTTATTGCATATATAAAATAAAGAGGAGCAAATACATTATTCCATCAGATTACATACCGGACAAGTTTCAGCTTCTGTTCAACATACTAGTTGTATCATTTCCTCTATGCATAAATGGTTTTCTGTCTACTGCACTGTCTGCCCTGTCTGCACTTATAATACCAAGGAGACTCGTTTCTTCCGGTATAGACTATAATATGGCACTTGCAATGATAGGTAAATTTAAAGCGATGTCTGCCAGTATTGTATTCTTTCCAACTAATATATTGAATTCAATATCAATAGTTCTGATTCCTGACCTATCGGAAAAGCTGAGCAGTAAAGATTATTTTTCAGTGGAAAACAGGATATCTCAGGTTCTAAAAGTATCCACAGTACTTGGAATACTCACAATGATACTTTGCCTCTGTATTCCCGACTACCTCGGCCAAATATTCTATAAAAGAAACGATCTTGGAAATTATATAAAATTTATGGCAGTATGTGCCCCTGTAAGCTTTATTGCCACAGCTACTTTCGGTATTCTGAACGGGATAGGCAAGCAGAATATACTGCTCAGAAATTCCCTGATAGTATCTGTAGAAGAATTGATACTCATATACATATTCACAGGAATACACTCTATAAATATATATGGCTGTGGAATAAGCCTTATAATAACCTCCATTACAAGTTTGATCCTGAATATGCGGGAAATAATAAAAAATAACTTCTATAATCCGTTCTAG
- a CDS encoding zinc dependent phospholipase C family protein, translating to MKGKLEKTYGGAVKKLFFAVNPLKKKIMKTNCTVHKFIMIRSIEILKNDGYERQADYFRNNIVNLNLGVSWADQDFKSSNHFYHVSRQKGLYGFSDALTECKKYYSKSISLAKDGDKSKSIFYFGAACHLVQDVTVPQHVNNRLLKSHRKFELWIISKLMSDYSFIAIDGTVRYDSLDEYIKNNAIMANSTYIKNIDIKSRDERYWKIATSILQEAQRTTSGFMLDYYSDMKSLKILH from the coding sequence ATGAAGGGAAAACTCGAAAAAACCTATGGCGGAGCGGTTAAAAAGTTATTTTTTGCTGTAAATCCTCTGAAGAAAAAGATAATGAAGACCAACTGCACTGTTCATAAGTTTATAATGATAAGATCCATTGAAATACTGAAAAATGATGGATATGAAAGACAAGCCGATTATTTTAGAAATAATATTGTAAATTTGAATTTGGGAGTCAGCTGGGCGGATCAGGATTTTAAAAGTTCCAATCATTTCTATCATGTAAGCAGGCAAAAGGGGCTCTATGGGTTTTCAGATGCACTTACGGAATGCAAAAAATATTATTCCAAATCCATATCTCTAGCAAAAGATGGAGATAAAAGCAAATCAATTTTTTATTTTGGAGCAGCATGTCACCTGGTCCAGGATGTAACGGTTCCACAGCATGTAAACAACAGACTTTTGAAAAGTCATAGGAAATTTGAATTGTGGATTATAAGTAAACTGATGTCGGATTATTCATTTATTGCAATCGATGGCACAGTAAGATATGATAGCCTGGATGAATATATAAAAAACAATGCTATAATGGCAAACAGCACATATATAAAGAATATTGATATAAAGTCCAGAGATGAAAGATATTGGAAAATCGCAACTTCCATATTGCAGGAAGCACAGAGAACTACTTCAGGATTTATGCTGGATTATTATTCGGATATGAAATCTTTAAAAATTCTTCATTAA
- a CDS encoding SDR family oxidoreductase, whose translation MFFSYPYLSYITQCKKVPIAFPPQHQSVQPGLEYIMRPQPIFDNPDYTGSCKLEDKIALITGGDSGIGRAVSLAFAKEGADIVIVYLNEHKDARKTKELVEAQGRRCLLIAGDLREEFFCKKIIEDTISTFGSLDILINNAAVQFPQKGLEDITTEQWDDTFHTNIYPLFHVTKAALPYLGCGSSIINTTSIVAYRGNRLLIDYSATKGAIISFTRSLALSLVSKGIRVNGVAPGPIWTPLQPASYPADYIATFGTNTPMKRAGQPVELAPTYVYLASDDSTYVTGQILHVNGGDYIGS comes from the coding sequence TTGTTTTTTTCTTATCCTTATTTAAGTTATATAACCCAGTGCAAAAAAGTTCCCATAGCATTTCCACCCCAGCATCAATCTGTTCAACCAGGCCTTGAGTATATAATGAGACCGCAGCCAATATTTGACAATCCTGATTATACAGGCAGCTGTAAGTTAGAGGATAAAATCGCCTTGATTACCGGCGGAGACAGCGGAATCGGGAGAGCCGTATCACTGGCATTTGCCAAAGAAGGTGCCGATATTGTCATAGTATATTTAAATGAACACAAAGATGCAAGAAAGACAAAAGAATTAGTTGAAGCTCAAGGGCGTAGATGCCTTTTAATTGCAGGAGATTTGAGGGAGGAGTTTTTTTGTAAAAAAATAATCGAAGATACCATATCAACATTTGGCAGTCTTGATATTTTAATCAACAATGCCGCAGTACAATTTCCTCAGAAGGGACTTGAAGACATTACTACAGAGCAGTGGGATGATACATTTCATACAAATATATATCCGCTGTTCCATGTAACCAAGGCAGCTTTGCCTTATCTCGGATGTGGGTCCTCAATTATAAATACAACTTCAATTGTAGCTTACCGCGGAAACAGATTATTAATCGACTACTCGGCTACAAAAGGTGCTATTATCAGTTTTACACGTTCGTTGGCTCTCTCACTTGTCTCAAAGGGAATCCGTGTCAACGGCGTGGCTCCGGGCCCTATCTGGACACCTCTGCAGCCTGCAAGTTATCCAGCAGATTATATAGCAACTTTCGGAACAAATACTCCCATGAAAAGAGCCGGTCAGCCCGTAGAACTCGCACCTACTTACGTATACCTGGCATCAGATGATTCCACTTATGTTACCGGCCAAATTCTACATGTAAATGGTGGAGACTATATAGGTTCATGA
- a CDS encoding cell division protein FtsA produces the protein MKAAKLNPQDVIFALDIGTRTVIGTAGIVKNKKFNVISEYCLEHTERAMIDGQIHDVELVAGTVDVIKQKIEKDLNMKMENVVIAAAGRFLRTVISKESMKIEYDREIDKNTIRSLELTAVKSAEDKVRKDTGGKLYCVGYSVKSYYLNGYLIGNLLSQKGEDISAEIIATFLPRSVVDSLYSVMKKVGLRVISLTLEPIAAMEAAVPKNLRLLNLALVDIGAGTSDIAISSNGTISAYGMVPKAGDEVTEIIAQNYLVDFNSAEKIKRQYDGGKEITYVDVLGIENKISCDEVVKLVIPTIKKIAEEIASKIIDLNGDKPPNAVFLVGGGAHTPQIEEFLSENLNIPLQRIAIKGRDSVKECVCTDNSLGSTGVTVLGIALVSIRRLGHDFIDVMLNGNVISLFNSHTHTIMDVMMQAGINPKLLIGRNGKNIRFTLNGIKRVAFGSLGSNASITINGFEKSIDEEVKEGDNIELNYSVNGRDADPKIVDYISEAYSISFFVNDVIDNLEPVAYLNDKKIELDCPIHENDDVKIIIPKSLGDYKKYFADYGDEAAYFLNGNRLEDDYEIKEGDRLYRISAEAAIDTLDEKIEHKNFIETEPVKHTEVNKNKDDNKTIKNDIAVTANGSSIVLKGKEKYIFVDVFNHIQFDLSRPKGRLYLHLNGRNAGYYDELSEGDIIEIGWEK, from the coding sequence ATGAAAGCTGCTAAACTTAACCCACAGGATGTAATATTTGCATTAGATATAGGTACGCGTACGGTAATAGGCACTGCCGGAATAGTCAAGAATAAAAAATTCAACGTAATATCGGAGTACTGCCTTGAACATACGGAGAGAGCCATGATAGATGGACAGATACATGATGTTGAACTTGTGGCAGGTACTGTAGATGTCATAAAACAAAAGATAGAAAAAGACCTGAACATGAAGATGGAAAATGTAGTCATAGCTGCTGCAGGCAGGTTCTTGAGAACTGTAATTTCGAAGGAAAGTATGAAAATTGAATATGACAGGGAAATAGACAAAAATACAATAAGAAGCCTTGAATTGACAGCGGTTAAATCAGCGGAAGACAAAGTCAGGAAGGATACGGGTGGGAAGTTGTACTGTGTAGGCTACAGCGTAAAAAGTTATTATTTGAATGGATATTTGATAGGAAATCTGCTGTCACAAAAAGGAGAGGATATATCTGCAGAGATTATTGCAACATTTCTTCCAAGATCCGTAGTGGATAGTTTATATTCCGTCATGAAAAAAGTTGGATTGAGGGTTATAAGCTTGACATTGGAGCCTATAGCCGCAATGGAGGCAGCTGTTCCAAAAAATTTGAGACTTTTGAATCTGGCACTTGTAGATATAGGGGCAGGCACTTCAGATATAGCTATAAGCAGCAATGGTACTATAAGTGCCTATGGAATGGTTCCTAAAGCTGGAGATGAAGTTACAGAAATTATAGCCCAGAATTATCTTGTGGATTTTAATTCGGCAGAAAAGATAAAGAGACAGTATGATGGGGGTAAGGAAATAACCTATGTGGATGTACTTGGAATAGAGAATAAAATATCCTGTGACGAAGTAGTCAAGCTTGTGATTCCTACGATTAAAAAGATAGCGGAGGAAATAGCTTCAAAGATAATAGATTTGAACGGAGACAAGCCACCGAATGCAGTTTTCCTCGTAGGAGGAGGAGCACATACTCCCCAAATTGAGGAGTTCCTGTCTGAGAATCTGAATATACCACTTCAGAGAATAGCTATAAAAGGCAGGGATTCGGTAAAGGAATGCGTATGTACGGATAATTCTCTTGGAAGTACGGGAGTAACAGTACTTGGAATTGCCCTGGTATCAATAAGAAGACTTGGACACGATTTTATAGATGTCATGTTGAATGGAAATGTAATAAGTCTGTTCAATTCACATACACATACTATTATGGACGTAATGATGCAGGCAGGTATAAATCCAAAGCTTCTTATAGGGAGAAACGGGAAAAATATAAGATTTACCCTGAACGGGATAAAAAGGGTGGCATTTGGATCACTTGGTTCCAATGCAAGTATAACTATAAATGGATTTGAAAAGAGTATTGATGAGGAAGTAAAAGAGGGGGATAATATAGAACTTAATTATTCTGTAAACGGCAGAGATGCAGATCCCAAGATAGTAGATTATATTAGCGAGGCCTATTCAATAAGTTTCTTTGTAAATGATGTAATAGACAATCTTGAGCCTGTAGCATATTTAAATGACAAGAAGATTGAGCTGGATTGTCCTATACATGAGAATGATGATGTGAAAATAATAATACCTAAAAGTTTGGGCGATTACAAGAAATATTTTGCAGATTATGGCGATGAGGCGGCATATTTCCTGAATGGCAATAGATTGGAGGATGATTATGAAATAAAAGAAGGAGATAGATTGTACAGAATATCTGCAGAAGCAGCCATTGATACGTTGGATGAAAAAATTGAACACAAGAATTTTATAGAAACAGAGCCTGTAAAACATACGGAAGTGAATAAAAACAAAGATGACAATAAAACCATCAAAAATGATATTGCAGTGACTGCAAATGGCAGTTCCATAGTTTTAAAGGGAAAGGAAAAATATATATTTGTAGATGTATTCAATCATATACAGTTTGATTTATCTCGCCCAAAGGGCAGATTGTATCTTCATTTGAATGGAAGAAATGCAGGATATTACGATGAACTTTCCGAGGGAGATATAATAGAAATAGGATGGGAAAAATAA
- a CDS encoding nitroreductase family protein — MENQVLEVINKRRSIRKYGKEQVPDEKLSLIIEAGRFAPSGGNNQTSHFIVIQNRERLQKLKLLVEREFAKMEIEENTYKSIKNSILASRKGGYDFIYNAPTLIVAANQKEYGNAMADCSVALENMMLAAASLSIGSCWINQLHWLDDNKYIREYIMKLGLKENETICGGLALGYSRMSEMEPLKRTGNIVTYVK; from the coding sequence ATGGAAAATCAAGTGCTGGAGGTCATTAATAAACGCAGAAGTATACGTAAATATGGAAAGGAACAGGTCCCGGATGAAAAACTTTCTCTAATTATTGAAGCCGGTCGTTTTGCTCCAAGCGGGGGAAATAATCAAACAAGTCATTTTATCGTAATACAAAATAGAGAGAGACTTCAGAAACTGAAATTGCTGGTGGAAAGAGAATTTGCAAAAATGGAGATTGAAGAAAATACCTACAAGAGTATAAAGAACTCAATTTTAGCTTCGAGAAAGGGAGGCTATGATTTTATATACAATGCCCCTACATTGATTGTAGCTGCAAACCAAAAAGAATATGGCAATGCGATGGCAGACTGCTCGGTTGCACTGGAAAACATGATGCTGGCGGCAGCATCTTTAAGTATAGGCTCTTGCTGGATAAATCAGCTCCACTGGCTTGATGATAATAAGTATATCCGTGAATATATAATGAAACTGGGTTTAAAAGAAAATGAAACAATCTGTGGAGGACTTGCGCTTGGATATTCCCGGATGTCAGAGATGGAACCTCTTAAAAGAACAGGCAATATCGTTACTTATGTTAAATAA
- a CDS encoding M20 metallopeptidase family protein — MEFDFLKMAQDIKDELIEIRRDFHMHPELDYDVFRTQGKIKEFLKNEGIDYTEVAGTGICAIIRGNGDKTIGLRADMDALPIQDMKKCQYSSKVKGKMHACGHDAHTTILLGATRILNSIKDKLNGNVKLFFEPAEETTGGAKVMIKEGVLENPHVDRVIGLHVEENIEVGKIGVRYGVVNAASNPFTIKINGIGSHGARPHTGVDPVVMSSYVILALQEIISRELPPTDGALITIGSIHGGTAGNIIPSEVILSGIIRTMKTEHRSYVKKRLREVVEGVVASMRGNCEIEIEESYPCLYNNDSAIKDIVSAASEIIGSQNIINLENPSMGVESFAYFSMERPAAFYYLGSRNENKGIVHPAHGNLFDVDENCIPIGVAIQCRSVYNFLR, encoded by the coding sequence ATGGAATTTGACTTTTTGAAAATGGCACAGGATATAAAAGACGAGTTGATTGAAATCAGAAGAGACTTTCATATGCATCCTGAACTTGATTATGATGTATTCAGAACGCAGGGGAAAATAAAAGAATTTTTGAAAAATGAAGGTATAGATTATACAGAAGTAGCCGGTACCGGAATATGTGCCATAATAAGAGGAAATGGAGATAAAACCATTGGTCTTAGAGCGGATATGGATGCCCTTCCAATCCAGGATATGAAAAAATGTCAGTATTCATCCAAAGTCAAGGGGAAAATGCATGCATGCGGACATGATGCACACACTACCATACTTCTCGGTGCGACTAGAATATTAAACAGTATAAAGGATAAACTAAATGGAAATGTAAAATTGTTCTTTGAACCTGCCGAAGAAACTACAGGCGGAGCAAAGGTAATGATAAAAGAAGGGGTTCTCGAGAATCCACATGTGGATAGAGTTATAGGGTTACATGTGGAGGAAAATATAGAAGTCGGGAAAATAGGAGTCAGATATGGTGTTGTAAATGCAGCCTCCAATCCATTTACCATAAAAATAAATGGAATAGGATCTCATGGAGCAAGACCGCACACAGGCGTTGATCCTGTAGTTATGAGCAGCTATGTGATTCTGGCACTTCAGGAAATAATAAGCAGGGAGCTGCCTCCAACAGATGGTGCACTTATTACAATAGGTTCTATTCATGGTGGAACTGCCGGGAATATAATTCCATCTGAGGTTATTTTGAGCGGAATAATAAGAACCATGAAAACGGAACACAGGTCCTATGTAAAAAAGAGACTTCGTGAGGTCGTAGAGGGAGTAGTGGCTTCCATGAGGGGAAACTGTGAAATAGAAATAGAGGAGAGCTACCCATGTCTCTACAACAACGATTCTGCCATTAAGGATATAGTTTCTGCAGCTTCAGAAATTATAGGAAGTCAAAATATAATAAACCTGGAAAACCCCAGCATGGGGGTTGAAAGTTTTGCATATTTTTCAATGGAAAGGCCTGCAGCCTTTTATTACCTTGGAAGCAGAAATGAAAACAAGGGCATAGTTCATCCTGCACATGGAAATCTTTTCGATGTAGACGAGAACTGTATTCCAATAGGAGTTGCAATTCAGTGCAGATCGGTGTACAATTTCTTGAGGTAA
- a CDS encoding flavin reductase family protein, which produces MKKQIKVFDYANEIINAVKTGVLLTTKTDDKVNSMTIGWGTLGIKWAKPVFIAFVRENRFTKHQLEKNPEFTINIPYGDFDKNILKICGAKSGREIDKIKELNLTLEAPDNISVPAIKELPLTLECKVIYKQRQDSAAISEENKKIFYPQDVDSLFHGANKDFHIAYYGEIVSAYIIE; this is translated from the coding sequence ATGAAAAAGCAAATTAAAGTATTTGACTATGCCAATGAAATTATAAATGCAGTCAAAACAGGTGTTTTATTGACTACAAAGACGGATGATAAAGTTAACTCTATGACTATTGGATGGGGTACACTTGGAATTAAATGGGCAAAACCGGTTTTTATAGCTTTTGTCAGAGAAAATCGTTTTACAAAACATCAACTTGAAAAGAATCCTGAATTTACAATAAATATACCATATGGTGATTTTGACAAAAATATATTAAAAATCTGTGGAGCAAAATCTGGCCGTGAAATTGATAAGATCAAAGAACTTAATTTAACACTTGAAGCACCTGATAATATTTCTGTTCCTGCTATTAAGGAGCTTCCCCTAACACTTGAGTGTAAAGTTATATATAAGCAAAGACAAGATAGTGCTGCAATTTCAGAAGAAAATAAGAAAATATTTTATCCCCAGGATGTCGATAGCTTGTTTCATGGCGCAAACAAGGATTTTCATATTGCTTATTATGGAGAGATTGTTAGTGCATACATTATTGAATAG
- a CDS encoding RluA family pseudouridine synthase yields MKIEIGVNESGQRLDKFLRKWLKDVPLGAIYKSIRKGDIKVNGKREKGKYFLQQGDMVDAEYIISNSKKSKFKGIESGFLKTVYEDENMIIVEKWPGVLVHADNKGGNYTLTDYVLSYLYDKGEYDPEESVTFTPSPCNRLDRNTSGMVIYGKNYEMLKILNEMIRERMVEKYYSAIVKGSLKDGLYTAYIHKDKDENISTVYDTPGKNTKEISMEVKTMKNCGLYSFLELNLLTGRSHQLRTHLAYLGNPIIGDPKYGNPNLNSFFNNKYNLSYQYLYAHKLYFKNCSGKLDYMKGRTVTAALPPVLKKIKNDIFEKF; encoded by the coding sequence ATGAAAATAGAAATAGGAGTCAACGAATCGGGACAAAGACTGGACAAATTTTTGAGGAAATGGCTCAAGGATGTACCGCTTGGTGCCATATACAAGTCAATAAGAAAGGGGGACATAAAAGTAAACGGTAAAAGGGAAAAGGGAAAATATTTTTTGCAGCAGGGAGATATGGTAGATGCAGAATATATTATTTCAAACAGTAAAAAAAGTAAATTCAAAGGTATAGAAAGCGGATTCCTGAAGACAGTATATGAGGACGAAAATATGATAATAGTGGAAAAATGGCCAGGGGTACTCGTACATGCCGATAATAAAGGCGGCAATTATACGCTGACAGATTATGTGTTGTCCTATCTGTATGACAAGGGGGAGTATGATCCTGAGGAATCCGTTACTTTTACGCCTTCACCATGCAACAGGCTGGACAGAAATACCTCTGGAATGGTCATATATGGAAAAAACTATGAAATGCTTAAAATATTAAATGAAATGATACGTGAGAGAATGGTGGAGAAATATTATAGTGCCATAGTGAAGGGAAGCCTGAAGGATGGCCTGTATACAGCATACATACACAAGGATAAAGATGAAAACATATCAACGGTATACGATACTCCGGGAAAAAATACAAAGGAAATATCCATGGAAGTTAAAACCATGAAAAATTGCGGACTTTATTCTTTCCTGGAATTGAATTTACTTACCGGCAGGAGTCATCAGTTGAGAACACATCTGGCCTATCTCGGAAATCCAATTATAGGAGATCCCAAATATGGGAATCCAAACCTGAACAGTTTTTTCAACAATAAATACAATTTGAGTTATCAATACTTGTATGCACATAAATTGTATTTTAAAAATTGCAGCGGGAAGCTTGATTATATGAAAGGCAGAACCGTTACTGCAGCACTTCCGCCTGTGCTCAAAAAGATAAAAAATGACATATTCGAAAAATTTTAA